Proteins encoded by one window of Arachis hypogaea cultivar Tifrunner chromosome 1, arahy.Tifrunner.gnm2.J5K5, whole genome shotgun sequence:
- the LOC112702845 gene encoding uncharacterized protein isoform X1, whose product MEMHDVSENRSTDAYLIEGTGLNPQLTSPNFQQFEAMFSEGAPEFIVDQNLYYPSATNYGYYCTGFESPVEWEDHHRIFGVDGPEIQYMGAQNESFPYVYYTPSYGYAQSPYNPYNPYIPGAMMGVDGSFGGAQHYYSLPSYQNPVSSPGYIPFVVPPDNLPDSFVDPLIDTSASVSKPDGRGFKHKFNSVSGAFTKNSSKPLSNQASSLARVLEGPRANAGVKKDSNIGSVSGSGFLNMTPSPIHESASAKLRPKFHVGKVPSDVNSNTDVLGEQNRGPRISRSKHQLSVKAYTTKAGDGNTHGNIIIYTDQYNREDFPLEYENAKFFVIKSYSEDDVHKSIKYNVWSSTPHGNKKLESAYEDAKRIAAGKSGGCPIFLFFSVNASGQFCGVAEMVGSVDFNKDMDFWQQDKWSGSFPVKWHIIKDVPNGSFRHIILENNESKPVTNSRDTQEIMYKKGLEMLKIFKSHTLKTTLLDDFMYYENRQKIMQEEKAKLLIKSFQNPLLMPTMEPPRKLNFVVDVPQVNDEKNSKTDDKFDRLVSSVKETVQSSDVTSTKSTNEKAEKTTADKEDISSILKIGSVSITPKQGETKPSSIGVSDREPVDIVTVGSMQVKVNGFSESSSVLKVGSIPLDRKALQLDKGTA is encoded by the exons ATGGAAATGCATGATGTTTCTGAAAATAGGAGCACAGATGCTTACTTG ATCGAAGGTACTGGTTTAAACCCACAGTTGACAAGCCCAAATTTTCAACAATTTGAAGCTATGTTTAGCGAAGGAGCCCCTGAGTTTATTGTTGATCAGAACTTGTATTACCCTTCTGCCACCAATTATGGGTATTACTGTACAG GATTTGAATCACCTGTGGAATGGGAGGACCACCATAGGATTTTTGGTGTAGATGGTCCCGAGATTCAGTACATG GGTGCACAAAACGAAAGTtttccatatgtatattatacACCTAGCTATGGATATGCACAGTCTCCATACAATCCATACAACCCTTATATTCCTGGTGCTATGATGGGAGTTGATGGCTCATTCGGGGGAGCACAACATTATTACTCCCTTCCAAGTTATCAAAACCCTGTTTCCTCACCTGGTTATATTCCTTTTGTTGTTCCACCAGACAATTTACCTGATAGTTTTGTTGATCCATTGATCGATACCAGTGCCTCTGTCAGCAAACCTGATGGAAGAGGTTTTAAACATAAGTTCAATTCAGTTTCTGGTGCCTTTACTAAGAACTCTTCAAAACCATTATCAAATCAGGCAAGTTCCTTGGCCAGGGTATTAGAAGGGCCAAGGGCTAATGCTGGGGTAAAGAAAGATTCGAATATTGGAAGTGTTTCTGGCAGTGGTTTTCTCAACATGACTCCATCACCCATCCATGAG TCTGCTTCTGCCAAACTTCGTCCAAAGTTTCACGTTGGAAAAGTACCAAGTGACGTAAATAGTAACACTGATGTATTGGGTGAGCAAAACCGAGGCCCTAGAATTAGTAGATCAAAACACCAGCTTTCTGTCAAAGCCTATACAACCAAGGCAGGAGACGGTAACACACATGGGAACATCATCATTTATACCGATCAATATAACAGAGAGGATTTCCCTCTTGAATATGAAAATGCAAAATTTTTTGTCATAAAATCGTATAGTGAGGATGATGTTCACAAAAGCATTAAATATAATGTTTGGTCTTCAACTCCTCATGGTAACAAGAAGCTGGAGAGTGCCTATGAAGATGCTAAGAGAATAGCTGCAGGAAAATCTGGAGGCTGCccaatctttcttttcttttcg GTTAATGCGAGTGGGCAGTTTTGTGGGGTCGCTGAGATGGTAGGCTCAGTTGACTTCAATAAAGATATGGACTTTTGGCAACAGGATAAATGGAGTGGGAGCTTCCCTGTAAAGTGGCATATTATAAAAGATGTGCCAAATGGAAGTTTTAGGCACATTATACTAGAGAACAATGAAAGCAAGCCAGTAACTAATAGCAGAGACACACAGGAg ATAATGTATAAGAAAGGTTTggaaatgctgaaaatatttaaAAGTCATACTTTGAAGACAACTTTGCTTGATGATTTTATGTACTATGAGAACCGTCAGAAGATAATGCAGGAAGAGAAGGCAAAGTTGCTaattaaaagttttcaaaatccATTATTGATGCCGACAATGGAACCACCCCGGAAATTGAATTTTGTTGTAGACGTTCCGCAAgtcaatgatgagaagaattcaAAGACAGATGATAAGTTTGATAGATTGGTTTCTAGTGTTAAGGAGACTGTTCAAAGTTCTGATGTCACTAGCACCAAGTCCACAAATGAAAAGGCCGAGAAAACTACAGCTGACAAAGAGGATATTTCCTCCATCTTAAAGATTGGTTCAGTCAGTATTACCCCAAAACAAGGCGAGACTAAACCTTCATCCATTGGCGTCAGTGATAGGGAACCAGTTGATATTGTCACAGTGGGCTCGATGCAAGTCAAAGTTAATGGTTTTTCAGAGTCTTCGAGTGTCTTGAAGGTTGGGAGTATCCCACTGGATCGAAAAGCACTGCAGCTGGACAAAGGAACTGCTTAG
- the LOC112702845 gene encoding uncharacterized protein isoform X2, translating to MFSEGAPEFIVDQNLYYPSATNYGYYCTGFESPVEWEDHHRIFGVDGPEIQYMGAQNESFPYVYYTPSYGYAQSPYNPYNPYIPGAMMGVDGSFGGAQHYYSLPSYQNPVSSPGYIPFVVPPDNLPDSFVDPLIDTSASVSKPDGRGFKHKFNSVSGAFTKNSSKPLSNQASSLARVLEGPRANAGVKKDSNIGSVSGSGFLNMTPSPIHESASAKLRPKFHVGKVPSDVNSNTDVLGEQNRGPRISRSKHQLSVKAYTTKAGDGNTHGNIIIYTDQYNREDFPLEYENAKFFVIKSYSEDDVHKSIKYNVWSSTPHGNKKLESAYEDAKRIAAGKSGGCPIFLFFSVNASGQFCGVAEMVGSVDFNKDMDFWQQDKWSGSFPVKWHIIKDVPNGSFRHIILENNESKPVTNSRDTQEIMYKKGLEMLKIFKSHTLKTTLLDDFMYYENRQKIMQEEKAKLLIKSFQNPLLMPTMEPPRKLNFVVDVPQVNDEKNSKTDDKFDRLVSSVKETVQSSDVTSTKSTNEKAEKTTADKEDISSILKIGSVSITPKQGETKPSSIGVSDREPVDIVTVGSMQVKVNGFSESSSVLKVGSIPLDRKALQLDKGTA from the exons ATGTTTAGCGAAGGAGCCCCTGAGTTTATTGTTGATCAGAACTTGTATTACCCTTCTGCCACCAATTATGGGTATTACTGTACAG GATTTGAATCACCTGTGGAATGGGAGGACCACCATAGGATTTTTGGTGTAGATGGTCCCGAGATTCAGTACATG GGTGCACAAAACGAAAGTtttccatatgtatattatacACCTAGCTATGGATATGCACAGTCTCCATACAATCCATACAACCCTTATATTCCTGGTGCTATGATGGGAGTTGATGGCTCATTCGGGGGAGCACAACATTATTACTCCCTTCCAAGTTATCAAAACCCTGTTTCCTCACCTGGTTATATTCCTTTTGTTGTTCCACCAGACAATTTACCTGATAGTTTTGTTGATCCATTGATCGATACCAGTGCCTCTGTCAGCAAACCTGATGGAAGAGGTTTTAAACATAAGTTCAATTCAGTTTCTGGTGCCTTTACTAAGAACTCTTCAAAACCATTATCAAATCAGGCAAGTTCCTTGGCCAGGGTATTAGAAGGGCCAAGGGCTAATGCTGGGGTAAAGAAAGATTCGAATATTGGAAGTGTTTCTGGCAGTGGTTTTCTCAACATGACTCCATCACCCATCCATGAG TCTGCTTCTGCCAAACTTCGTCCAAAGTTTCACGTTGGAAAAGTACCAAGTGACGTAAATAGTAACACTGATGTATTGGGTGAGCAAAACCGAGGCCCTAGAATTAGTAGATCAAAACACCAGCTTTCTGTCAAAGCCTATACAACCAAGGCAGGAGACGGTAACACACATGGGAACATCATCATTTATACCGATCAATATAACAGAGAGGATTTCCCTCTTGAATATGAAAATGCAAAATTTTTTGTCATAAAATCGTATAGTGAGGATGATGTTCACAAAAGCATTAAATATAATGTTTGGTCTTCAACTCCTCATGGTAACAAGAAGCTGGAGAGTGCCTATGAAGATGCTAAGAGAATAGCTGCAGGAAAATCTGGAGGCTGCccaatctttcttttcttttcg GTTAATGCGAGTGGGCAGTTTTGTGGGGTCGCTGAGATGGTAGGCTCAGTTGACTTCAATAAAGATATGGACTTTTGGCAACAGGATAAATGGAGTGGGAGCTTCCCTGTAAAGTGGCATATTATAAAAGATGTGCCAAATGGAAGTTTTAGGCACATTATACTAGAGAACAATGAAAGCAAGCCAGTAACTAATAGCAGAGACACACAGGAg ATAATGTATAAGAAAGGTTTggaaatgctgaaaatatttaaAAGTCATACTTTGAAGACAACTTTGCTTGATGATTTTATGTACTATGAGAACCGTCAGAAGATAATGCAGGAAGAGAAGGCAAAGTTGCTaattaaaagttttcaaaatccATTATTGATGCCGACAATGGAACCACCCCGGAAATTGAATTTTGTTGTAGACGTTCCGCAAgtcaatgatgagaagaattcaAAGACAGATGATAAGTTTGATAGATTGGTTTCTAGTGTTAAGGAGACTGTTCAAAGTTCTGATGTCACTAGCACCAAGTCCACAAATGAAAAGGCCGAGAAAACTACAGCTGACAAAGAGGATATTTCCTCCATCTTAAAGATTGGTTCAGTCAGTATTACCCCAAAACAAGGCGAGACTAAACCTTCATCCATTGGCGTCAGTGATAGGGAACCAGTTGATATTGTCACAGTGGGCTCGATGCAAGTCAAAGTTAATGGTTTTTCAGAGTCTTCGAGTGTCTTGAAGGTTGGGAGTATCCCACTGGATCGAAAAGCACTGCAGCTGGACAAAGGAACTGCTTAG
- the LOC112702836 gene encoding probable inactive DNA (cytosine-5)-methyltransferase DRM3, translating to MAGSSNRREGKNAMVPKPELLDFDVELQPPYATFSGNVGDNVASSSGSQLRSFFVGMGFQPSLVDKAIEENGDQNSDRLLEVLLSYSALQKSNSESSDSLESLFDDKDSPEISTVNQPKEELDEFGEFIDDKRSSLLMMNFSAEEVDFAISKLGDGASVPELVDFIFAAQIAKKLNRETVHIKRETIDITCDDTGGETSNERLFGIMEKTLQLLEMGFSENEVSSAVDRLGTEVPISELANYIFAEQSGIEYVMEYKYPFTSMYSMGIKEEQQWDGTAEVKTEFFGYEAPQSGPINFRGTFSDRGKRVKEEGIDEFANGASDMGYSDFMENDRSKRPKNEYEEDESSSFLDIYWMEERVDAQVARMTELHRSKPARTLSDIAAKSPFFLFGNVSNISYESWTKMSQFLYVEPEFVNTRFFSALNRIEGYLHNLPFEGRTHILPKPPLTIEETMPRTTKWWPSWDSRKQLSSICCETNGISRHCEWIGKILADSGGVPTPEQQEDIVRSCRILNLVWTGQYKLSPVEPDKLEFILGYPLDHTSAVCNLAERLELLKYCFQTDTLGYHLSVLKPLFPNGLTVLSIFSGIGGAEIALHRLGIKMKAVVSVETSEAKRKILERWWRVSGQKGNLVQMEEVQKLTSKTLQGLINKFGVFDLVIYQHPNSYASSRIDPTGRHPAFDFSFVESVRLLQRVRGLCKRS from the exons ATGGCAGGGAGTTCAAATAGAAGAGAGGGCAAAAACGCTATGGTTCCAAAACCTGAATTGCTGGATTTTGATGTTGAGCTGCAGCCACCTTATGCTACATTCTCTGGGAATGTTGGG GATAATGTTGCAAGTTCATCTGGAAGCCAACTGCGTTCATTTTTTGTTGGAATGGGATTCCAGCCATCTCTTGTTGATAAAGCCATTGAGGAGAATG GTGACCAAAATTCGGACAGGCTATTAGAGGTCCTCTTGAGCTATTCG GCacttcaaaaatcaaattcagagtcTTCAGATTCTCTAGAGAGCTTATTTGATGATAAGGATTCTCCTGAAATTTCCACAGTCAATCAACCAAAAGAG GAGTTAGATGAATTTGGCGAATTTATTGATGACAAAAGAAGTTCCTTACTGATGATGAATTTCTCCGCAGAGGAGGTAGACTTTGCAATCAGTAAGCTTG GTGATGGAGCATCAGTTCCTGAGCTGGTGGACTTCATCTTTGCTGCACAGATAGCTAAGAAGTTAAACAGAGAAACAGTTCATATAAAAAGGGAAACAATTGATATCACCTGCGATGACACAGGTGGTGAG ACTAGCAATGAACGACTATTTGGGATTATGGAAAAAACACTTCAATTGCTTGAAATGGGTTTCTCTGAGAATGAAGTATCCTCAGCGGTTGATAGATTAG GGACGGAGGTTCCAATTTCAGAGCTTGCAAACTATATTTTTGCAGAGCAAAGTGGGATCGAATATGTAATGGAATATAAG TATCCCTTTACTTCAATGTATTCTATggggatcaaagaagagcaacaATGGGATGGTACAGCTGAAGTAAAAACGGAGTTTTTTGGATATGAAGCTCCACAGTCAGGGCCGATCAACTTTAGGGGAACTTTCAGTGACAGGGGTAAACGAGTGAAGGAAGAGGGTATTGATGAATTTGCAAATGGTGCTTCTGACATGGGATactctgatttcatggagaatgatagaAGTAAAAGGCCCAAGAATGAATATGAGGAGGATGAGTCGAGCTCTTTTCTTGATATttattggatggaagaaagggTTGATGCTCAGGTTGCTAGAATGACAGAACTTCACAGATCAAAACCAGCCAGGACTCTTAGCGATATTGCTGCGAAATCTCCATTTTTCTTATTTGGAAACGTCTCGAACATTTCTTATGAGTCATGGACAAAAATGTCTCAGTTTTTATATGTTGAACCTGAATTTGTGAATACTCGGTTCTTTTCAGCCTTAAATAGAATTGAAGGATACTTACACAATCTCCCATTTGAAGGCCGGACACACATCCTTCCGAAGCCACCTTTGACTATAGAAGAAACAATGCCACGGACAACGAAGTGGTGGCCATCTTGGGATTCAAGAAAGCAGTTGAGCAGCATCTGTTGTGAAACCAATGGAATATCTCGCCATTGTGAATGGATAGGAAAGATTCTAGCTGATTCTGGTGGAGTGCCCACACCTGAACAGCAAGAAGACATTGTTCGAAGCTGTCGCATATTGAATCTTGTGTGGACCGGTCAATACAAACTAAGCCCTGTAGAGCCTGACAAGTTGGAGTTTATCTTGGGCTACCCTTTGGATCACACTTCTGCCGTGTGTAACTTGGCTGAAAGACTAGAATTACTTAAATACTGCTTTCAAACAGACACATTGGGGTATCATCTCTCAGTGTTGAAACCACTGTTCCCTAATGGTTTGACAGTGTTATCAATTTTCAGTGGCATTGGTGGTGCTGAAATCGCACTTCACCGCCTTGGTATCAAGATGAAAGCGGTCGTCTCCGTTGAGACTTCTGAGGCAAAGAGAAAGATTCTTGAGAGATGGTGGCGAGTTTCGGGACAAAAAGGTAATCTGGTGCAGATGGAAGAAGTTCAAAAGCTGACTAGTAAAACACTTCAGGGTTTAATCAATAAATTTGGTGTGTTTGACCTGGTAATTTATCAGCACCCTAACTCTTACGCAAGTTCCAGGATTGATCCCACAGGGAGACACCcagcttttgatttttcttttgttgaatCTGTTCGCCTTTTGCAACGTGTGAGAGGCTTGTGTAAAAGGAGTTAG